The following are from one region of the Quercus robur chromosome 1, dhQueRobu3.1, whole genome shotgun sequence genome:
- the LOC126691432 gene encoding uncharacterized protein LOC126691432, with protein sequence MANHSLTVAAPNTSLDIIDHPLAIGQEFADVETCRRTLKDIAIALHFDLRIVKSDRSRFIAKCNKEGCPWRVHVAKCPGVPTFTIRTLHGEHTCEGVRNHHHQQASVGWVARSVEARIRDNPQYKPKEILQDIRDQHGVAVSYMQAWRGKERSMAALHGTFEEGYRLLPSYCEQIRKTNPGSIATVVAIGQENCFQRLFISYRASIYGFINACRPLLELERAHLKGKYLGTVLCAASVDADDALFPLAIAIVDVESDENWMWFMSELRKLLGVNTDNMPRLTILSERQRGIVEAVETHFPSAFHGFCLRYVSENFRDTFKNTKLVNIFWNAVYALTAVEFESKIAEMVEVSQDVIPWFQQFPPQLWAVAYFEGVRYGHFVLGVTELLYNWALECHELPIVQMMEHIRHQLTSWFNDRRDMGMRWTSILVPSAEKRILEAIADARCYQVLRANEVEFEIVSTERTNIVDIRSRVCSCRRWQLYGLPCAHAAAALISCGQNAHLFAEPCFTVANFREAYSQMINPIPDKSQWRELGEGAEGGSAKVDITIHPPKTRRPPGRPKKKVLRIESFKRPKRVVQCGRCHMLGHSQKKCTMPI encoded by the coding sequence ATGGCTAATCATTCTTTAACTGTAGCTGCACCCAACACTTCTCTTGATATAATTGATCATCCATTAGCCATTGGCCAAGAATTTGCTGATGTAGAAACTTGCCGAAGAACATTAAAAGATATTGCCATAGCACTGCATTTTGATCTTAGAATAGTTAAATCAGATCGCAGTCGGTTTATAGCCAAGTGCAATAAAGAGGGTTGTCCATGGCGTGTTCATGTAGCCAAATGTCCTGGAGTTCCAACCTTTACAATTAGAACCCTACATGGAGAGCATACCTGTGAAGGAGTTCGCAACCATCATCATCAGCAAGCATCGGTAGGTTGGGTTGCTAGATCTGTGGAAGCACGCATTCGGGATAATCCACAATACAAACCAAAAGAGATCCTGCAAGATATCCGTGATCAGCATGGAGTTGCTGTTTCCTACATGCAAGCTTGGCGTGGGAAGGAGCGTAGCATGGCTGCACTTCATGGAACTTTTGAGGAAGGGTATCGCCTTCTTCCTTCATACTGTGAGCAAATAAGGAAAACAAACCCGGGAAGCATTGCAACTGTTGTTGCCATCGGACAAGAAAATTGCTTCCAGCGCCTCTTTATATCTTATCGTGCGTCAATATATGGGTTTATAAACGCTTGTAGACCACTATTAGAACTTGAAAGAGCACATCTTAAAGGAAAATACTTGGGTACAGTACTTTGTGCAGCTTCTGTTGATGCTGATGATGCATTGTTTCCATTGGCTATTGCTATTGTTGATGTGGAAAGTGATGAGAATTGGATGTGGTTCATGTCAGAATTGCGAAAACTTCTTGGTGTTAATACTGACAACATGCCTAGGCTTACAATACTATCGGAAAGACAAAGAGGCATAGTTGAGGCTGTGGAAACTCATTTTCCAAGTGCTTTTCATGGTTTTTGTCTGCGTTATGTTAGTGAAAATTTCCGtgatacatttaaaaacacaaaattggtGAATATCTTCTGGAATGCTGTCTATGCACTTACAGCAGTTGAATTTGAAAGCAAGATTGCTGAGATGGTAGAAGTTTCGCAAGATGTGATACCATGGTTTCAACAATTCCCTCCCCAACTTTGGGCTGTTGCATATTTTGAGGGTGTGCGATATGGCCATTTTGTGCTGGGGGTCACAGAGTTGTTATATAATTGGGCCCTTGAATGTCATGAACTCCCTATTGTGCAAATGATGGAGCATATTCGCCATCAATTGACATCTTGGTTTAATGATCGCCGAGATATGGGCATGAGGTGGACCTCTATTCTTGTACCATCTGCTGAGAAGCGGATTTTAGAGGCAATTGCAGATGCTCGTTGCTATCAAGTACTTCGTGCAAATGAAGTTGAGTTTGAGATTGTGTCAACTGAGCGGACAAATATAGTGGATATACGAAGTCGTGTTTGCTCATGTCGCCGTTGGCAGCTGTATGGTTTACCCTGTGCACATGCTGCTGCTGCACTTATTTCTTGTGGGCAAAATGCCCATTTATTTGCTGAGCCTTGTTTCACAGTAGCAAATTTCCGAGAGGCCTATTCGCAGATGATAAATCCTATTCCAGATAAAAGCCAATGGAGAGAACTAGGTGAGGGGGCAGAGGGTGGAAGTGCCAAGGTTGATATCACGATACACCCACCGAAGACTCGCCGACCACCTGGAAGGCCCAAAAAGAAGGTTCTACGTATAGAGAGCTTTAAGCGGCCAAAGAGAGTTGTTCAATGTGGTCGCTGCCATATGTTAGGACATTCACAAAAGAAATGCACAATGCCAATTTGA
- the LOC126691449 gene encoding probable serine/threonine-protein kinase PBL25 produces the protein MIRSLAHTVTDMSCFPCFVSQRSTKTNSKREHVSPFDEHTTSRPPEIKKQKAAGCEVQDRNSAAKTFTFRELATATKNFRQECLLGEGGFGRVYKGTLQASEQVVAVKQLDRNGLHGYKEFLVDVSMLGVLHHENLVNLIGYCADGDQRLLVYDYVSGGSLEDHLLDIGPDQKPLDWSKRIRIAFGVAKGLEYLHDKANPPVIYRDLKSSNILLDEDFNPKLSDVGLAKLGPLGDNTNLSTRVMGTYGYSAPEYTKSCHLTLKSDVYSFGVVLLELITGRRAIDTTRPIEEQNLVAWAQPIFRDPRRFPDMADPLLRKQFPEKELNQVVAIAAMCLQEEAAVRPFMSDVVTTLSFVSTPPPEIIQLAPLPSPATPSQTENHHIDHNTSDDEDEDSESSAIHQDADSKAADMLGSDSSDSDHEDIDIIDDEHEEHHDHGDASDYEGRETASCENEYQKTVLMDTKIRLSNNSSCKNSSSSNRSHNGRASLMHKVSSSFSSYEGRVSSSHSSSKGAHDGDGRVSSLNNCGSGDLS, from the exons ATGATTAGATCATTGGCACACACAGTTACAGACATGAGTTGCTTCCCGTGCTTCGTGTCACAGAGGAGTACGAAAACAAATAGCAAGAGGGAGCACGTTTCTCCATTTGATGAACACACTACATCAAGACCGCCTG AGATTAAGAAACAAAAGGCTGCAGGTTGTGAAGTTCAAGACAGAAATAGTGCAGCAAAAACTTTCACTTTCCGTGAGTTAGCAACAGCAACGAAGAATTTCCGCCAAGAATGTCTATTGGGTGAAGGTGGATTTGGAAGAGTCTACAAGGGTACGCTTCAAGCAAGCGAGCAG GTGGTGGCAGTGAAGCAACTTGACAGAAATGGATTGCATGGTTACAAGGAATTTCTTGTGGATGTTTCAATGCTCGGTGTCCTCCACCATGAAAATCTGGTCAATCTCATAGGATACTGTGCTGATGGAGATCAAAGGCTTTTGGTGTATGACTACGTGTCAGGGGGTTCTCTAGAAGACCATCTTCTTG ATATTGGACCAGATCAGAAGCCATTAGATTGGTCTAAAAGAATAAGAATTGCATTTGGTGTTGCTAAAGGATTAGAATACTTGCATGATAAGGCCAATCCCCCTGTTATATATCGTGATTTAAAATCCTCAAACATCTTGCTGGATGAAGATTTTAACCCAAAACTGTCTGATGTTGGACTAGCTAAGCTTGGCCCTCTTGGGGACAATACCAATTTATCGACAAGGGTGATGGGTACATATGGTTATTCTGCTCCAGAGTACACAAAATCATGTCATCTCACATTGAAGTCAGATGTGTACAGTTTTGGAGTTGTTTTACTAGAGCTCATTACTGGTCGAAGAGCCATTGACACCACAAGACCGATTGAAGAGCAAAATTTAGTTGCTTGG GCACAACCCATATTCAGGGACCCAAGAAGGTTTCCAGATATGGCTGATCCTCTTCTTAGAAAGCAATTCCCAGAAAAAGAATTGAATCAAGTAGTTGCAATAGCAGCCATGTGCCTGCAGGAGGAAGCAGCAGTCCGTCCCTTTATGAGTGATGTTGTAACTACTCTAAGTTTCGTTTCTACACCTCCACCAGAGATCATCCAACTTGCTCCTCTTCCATCACCTGCCACACCTTCTCAAACTGAAAATCATCACATTGACCACAATacttcagatgatgaagatgaagatagTGAAAGTAGTGCAATACACCAAGATGCAGATAGTAAAGCTGCAGACATGCTGGGGAGTGACAGTTCAGATTCAGACCATGAGGATATTGATATAATAGATGATGAACATGAAGAGCATCATGATCATGGAGATGCTTCAGATTATGAGGGTAGAGAGACAGCATCTTGTGAAAATGAATACCAAAAAACCGTTCTTATGGATACTAAAATACGGCTTTCCAATAACTCAAGTTGCAAaaacagcagcagcagcaacagatCACATAATGGAAGAGCTTCTTTGATGCACAAAGTCAGCAGCAGCTTTAGTTCATATGAAGGAAGAGTGTCATCAAGCCATAGCAGCAGCAAGGGAGCACACGATGGAGATGGACGTGTATCTTCACTCAACA